In Choloepus didactylus isolate mChoDid1 chromosome 18, mChoDid1.pri, whole genome shotgun sequence, a single genomic region encodes these proteins:
- the KRT24 gene encoding keratin, type I cytoskeletal 24, protein MSCSTRVSSSRAGGSSSIKVSGGGSSFSSRSRCGLGGGSAQGFRGGASSCGLSGGSSSGFGGSFGGGMSSCSVGGGFGGISGSGAGFVGGSGFGGGSGFGGGSGFGGGASGGFYSYGGGMGGGAGGGIGDGGLFSGGEKQTMQNLNDRLASYLDKVRALEEANTDLENKIKEWYERFGPGSGDGGSGRDYSKYFPVIEDLKNQITSATIENAGIILQVDNARLAADDFRMKYENELRLRQSVEADINGLRRVLDEMTMTRSDLEMQIESLNEELAYMKKNHEEEMKSLQASSGGGVTVEMNAAPGTDLTKLLNDMRAQYEELAEQNRREAEEQFNKQSASLQAQISTDAGAANSAKSEVTELRRTLQALEIELQSQLAMKNSLEGTLADTEAGYMSQLSEIQMQISSLEEQICQIRGETECQNAEYEQLLDIKTRLEKEIETYRRLLDGEGGGFGGSDYRNSGSQNTSSRNRGSRDLVSGDSRSGSFAGQGRDSNKTRVTKTIIEDVVDGRVVSSQVSNVSEVKVK, encoded by the exons ATGTCTTGCTCAACTCGCGTCTCCTCCTCCAGGGCTGGAGGCAGCAGCTCCATCAAAGTGTCTGGGGGTGGAAGCAGCTTCAGCAGCAGAAGCAGATGTGGTCTGGGGGGTGGCTCTGCCCAGGGCTTCCGAGGAGGAGCCAGCAGCTGTGGCCTGAGTGGGGGATCTAGCAGTGGATTTGGTGGCAGCTTTGGAGGAGGCATGAGTAGCTGCTCAGTAGGGGGAGGTTTTGGAGGAATCTCAGGCTCTGGGGCTGGCTTTGTTGGGGGTTCTGGATTTGGTGGGGGGTCTGGATTTGGCGGGGGTTCTGGATTTGGCGGTGGTGCTAGCGGAGGCTTCTACAGCTATGGTGGTGGAAtgggtggtggtgctggtggtggtatTGGCGATGGGGGGCTTTTCTCTGGAGGTGAAAAACAAACCATGCAGAACCTCAATGACCGCCTGGCCAGTTACCTGGACAAGGTTAGGGCCCTGGAGGAAGCAAACACTGATCTGGAAAACAAAATCAAGGAGTGGTATGAAAGATTTGGGCCTGGGTCTGGAGATGGTGGATCTGGAAGAGACTATAGCAAGTACTTTCCAGTAATAGAAGATCTGAAGAATCAG ATCACTAGTGCCACCATTGAAAATGCTGGGATCATTTTGCAAGTTGATAATGCCAGACTGGCTGCTGATGACTTCAGAATGAA GTATGAGAATGAGCTGCGTCTCCGGCAGAGTGTGGAGGCCGACATCAACGGCCTGCGGAGGGTCCTTGATGAAATGACCATGACTCGCTCTGACCTGGAGATGCAGATCGAGAGCCTCAACGAGGAGCTGGCCTACATGAAGAAGAACCACGAGGAG GAAATGAAGAGTTTGCAAGCAAGCTCTGGAGGAGGCGTGACTGTAGAAATGAATGCTGCCCCAGGAACCGACCTGACCAAATTACTGAATGACATGAGGGCACAGTACGAGGAACTGGCTGAGCAAAACCGCCGGGAGGCcgaggagcaattcaacaagcag agTGCATCACTGCAAGCACAGATATCTACTGATGCTGGGGCGGCCAATTCTGCCAAGAGTGAGGTAACAGAACTGAGACGCACCTTGCAAGCCCTGGAAATTGAGCTTCAGTCCCAACTGGCcatg AAAAACTCCCTGGAAGGGACACTGGCTGACACAGAAGCTGGCTACATGTCTCAGCTATCAGAAATACAGATGCAGATCAGCAGCCTGGAGGAGCAGATCTGCCAGATCCGGGGCGAGACCGAATGCCAGAATGCAGAATATGAGCAACTGCTAGACATCAAGACGCGTCTGGAAAAGGAGATCGAGACCTACCGTCGCCTGCTCGATGGAGAGGGAGG tGGTTTTGGAGGATCTGATTACAGAAACTCAGGATCCCAAAATACAAGTTCCAGAAACAGAGGATCCAGGGATTTGGTCTCTGGTGACTCAAGATCTGGAAGCTTTGCTGGCCAAGGAAGag ATTCTAACAAGACTAGAGTGACTAAGACCATCATAGAGGATGTGGTGGATGGCAGAGTTGTCTCATCTCAAGTCAGCAATGTTTCTGAGGTGAAAGTTAAATAA